In a genomic window of Streptomyces roseoviridis:
- a CDS encoding metallopeptidase TldD-related protein: MSRVSKPYEIVERALELSRADGCVVIADEESSANLRWAGNALTTNGVTRGRTLTVIATVDGAEGTASGVVSRSAVTVDDLEPLVRAAEEAARAAGPAEDAQPLVEGVPASPDFTDAPAETSSAVFDAFAPALGEAFARAGAGGRELYGFAHHQLTSTYLGTSTGLRLRHDQPNGTLELNAKSPDRTRSAWAGRSTRDFKDVDPTALDAELATRLGWAERRIELPAGRYETLLPPTAVADLLIYQLWSSVARDAVEGRTVFSKPGGGTRIGETLSPLPLTLRSDPNEPGLESAPFVIAHSSGDDSSAFDNGLPVPPVDWVRDGRLEHLITTRHSAALTRLPMAPGAGNLILDAGGERSLEEMVAATERGLLLTCLWYIREVDPATLLLTGLTRDGVYLVENGEVVGEVNNFRFNESPVDLLSRATEAGRTEKTLPREWSDWFTRAAMPALRVPDFNMSSVSKGV, from the coding sequence ATGAGCCGCGTCAGCAAGCCGTACGAGATCGTCGAGCGGGCGCTTGAGCTGTCCCGCGCGGACGGGTGTGTCGTGATCGCGGACGAGGAGTCGTCGGCGAACCTGCGCTGGGCGGGCAACGCGCTCACGACGAACGGCGTCACCCGGGGCCGCACGCTCACGGTGATCGCCACCGTGGACGGTGCCGAGGGCACCGCCTCCGGTGTCGTCTCCCGCTCCGCCGTGACCGTCGACGACCTGGAGCCGCTGGTCCGGGCCGCCGAGGAGGCCGCGCGGGCGGCCGGCCCCGCGGAGGACGCCCAGCCGCTGGTCGAGGGCGTGCCGGCCTCCCCCGACTTCACCGACGCCCCGGCCGAGACCTCCTCCGCCGTCTTCGACGCCTTCGCGCCCGCGCTCGGCGAGGCCTTCGCACGGGCCGGGGCAGGCGGCCGGGAGCTGTACGGCTTCGCCCACCACCAGCTGACGTCGACCTACCTGGGCACCTCCACGGGGCTGCGGCTGCGCCACGACCAGCCGAACGGCACCCTGGAGCTCAACGCCAAGTCGCCGGACCGCACCCGCAGCGCGTGGGCCGGTCGCTCGACGCGGGACTTCAAGGACGTCGACCCGACCGCGCTGGACGCGGAGCTCGCCACCCGGCTCGGCTGGGCGGAGCGGCGGATCGAGCTGCCGGCCGGGCGGTACGAGACGCTGCTGCCGCCGACCGCCGTGGCCGACCTGCTGATCTACCAGCTGTGGTCCTCGGTGGCCCGGGACGCGGTGGAGGGCCGCACGGTCTTCTCCAAGCCCGGCGGCGGCACCCGGATCGGCGAGACGCTCTCGCCGCTGCCGCTGACCCTGCGCAGCGACCCGAACGAGCCGGGCCTGGAGTCGGCCCCGTTCGTGATCGCCCACTCCTCCGGCGACGACTCCTCGGCCTTCGACAACGGTCTGCCGGTTCCCCCCGTGGACTGGGTACGGGACGGACGGCTGGAGCACCTGATCACCACCCGGCACTCCGCGGCGCTCACTCGTCTGCCCATGGCTCCCGGAGCGGGGAACCTGATCCTGGACGCCGGCGGCGAGCGGTCCCTGGAGGAGATGGTCGCCGCCACCGAGCGCGGTCTGCTGCTGACCTGCCTCTGGTACATCCGCGAGGTCGACCCGGCGACGCTGCTGCTCACCGGGCTCACCCGGGACGGCGTCTACCTCGTGGAGAACGGCGAGGTGGTCGGCGAGGTGAACAACTTCCGCTTCAACGAGTCGCCGGTCGACCTGCTGTCGCGGGCCACCGAGGCGGGCCGGACGGAGAAGACGCTGCCGCGCGAGTGGAGCGACTGGTTCACCCGGGCCGCGATGCCCGCCCTGCGGGTGCCGGACTTCAACATGAGCTCGGTCAGCAAGGGGGTCTGA
- a CDS encoding TldD/PmbA family protein, with product MQSGTPHSLDEAFTQLPLRALADAALARARALGAEHADFRLERVRSASWRLRDAKPSGSSDITDLGYAVRVVHGGAWGFASGVDLTMDGAARVASQAVAMAKLSAKVIAAAGSDERVELADEPVHADKVWISSYEIDPFTVSPEEKSGLLAEWSARLLRADGVAHVDASLLTVFENKFYADTAGTVTTQQRVRLHPQLTAVAVDASTGEFDSMRTIAPPVGRGWEYLTGTGWDWDGELEEIPELLAEKMRAPSVEAGRYDLVVDPSNLWLTIHESIGHATELDRALGYEAAYAGTSFATFDQLGKLAYGSSIMNVTGDRTAEHGLATVGYDDEGVEAQSWDLVKDGTLVGYQLDRRIAKLTGLGRSNGCAFADSPGHVPVQRMANVSLQPDPGGLSTEDLIGGVERGIYVVGDRSWSIDMQRYNFQFTGQRFFRIENGRLAGQLRDVAYQATTTDFWGSMEQVGGPQTYVLGGAFNCGKAQPGQVAAVSHGCPSALFRGVNILNTTQEAGR from the coding sequence GTGCAATCTGGGACCCCCCATTCCCTCGACGAAGCCTTCACCCAGCTTCCGTTGCGGGCGCTCGCCGACGCGGCGCTCGCCCGCGCGCGGGCGCTCGGCGCCGAGCACGCCGACTTCCGCCTGGAGCGGGTGCGCAGCGCCTCGTGGCGGCTGCGCGACGCCAAGCCGTCCGGCTCCTCGGACATCACGGACCTCGGCTACGCGGTGCGGGTGGTGCACGGCGGTGCGTGGGGATTCGCCTCCGGGGTGGACCTCACCATGGACGGGGCCGCCCGGGTCGCCTCCCAGGCGGTGGCCATGGCCAAGCTGTCCGCGAAGGTGATCGCGGCGGCCGGCTCCGACGAGCGCGTGGAGCTCGCCGACGAGCCGGTGCACGCGGACAAGGTGTGGATCTCCTCGTACGAGATCGATCCGTTCACCGTCTCCCCCGAGGAGAAGAGCGGGCTGCTCGCCGAGTGGAGCGCGCGGCTGCTGCGCGCGGACGGGGTGGCGCACGTGGACGCCTCCCTGCTCACCGTCTTCGAGAACAAGTTCTACGCGGACACGGCCGGCACCGTCACCACCCAGCAGCGGGTCCGGCTGCACCCGCAGCTGACGGCCGTCGCCGTGGACGCCTCGACGGGTGAGTTCGACTCGATGCGGACGATCGCGCCGCCGGTCGGGCGCGGCTGGGAGTACCTCACCGGCACCGGCTGGGACTGGGACGGGGAGCTGGAGGAGATCCCGGAGCTGCTCGCCGAGAAGATGCGGGCGCCGAGCGTCGAGGCCGGGCGCTACGACCTGGTCGTCGACCCCTCGAACCTGTGGCTGACGATCCACGAGTCGATCGGCCACGCCACCGAGCTGGACCGGGCGCTCGGCTACGAGGCGGCGTACGCGGGCACCTCGTTCGCCACCTTCGACCAGCTGGGCAAGCTGGCCTACGGCTCCTCGATCATGAACGTGACGGGTGACCGGACCGCCGAGCACGGGCTCGCGACCGTCGGCTACGACGACGAGGGCGTCGAGGCGCAGTCCTGGGACCTGGTGAAGGACGGCACGCTCGTCGGCTACCAGCTGGACCGGCGGATCGCGAAGCTGACCGGCCTCGGCCGCTCCAACGGCTGCGCCTTCGCCGACTCCCCCGGCCACGTGCCCGTGCAGCGGATGGCGAACGTGTCGCTCCAGCCGGATCCCGGCGGTCTGTCCACGGAGGACCTGATCGGGGGCGTGGAGCGGGGCATCTACGTGGTCGGTGACCGCTCCTGGTCCATCGACATGCAGCGCTACAACTTCCAGTTCACCGGCCAGCGCTTCTTCCGCATCGAGAACGGCCGCCTGGCCGGCCAGCTGCGGGACGTCGCGTACCAGGCGACGACGACGGACTTCTGGGGCTCCATGGAGCAGGTCGGCGGGCCCCAGACGTACGTCCTGGGCGGTGCGTTCAACTGCGGCAAGGCCCAGCCGGGCCAGGTCGCCGCGGTCTCGCACGGCTGCCCGTCCGCCCTGTTCCGGGGTGTCAACATTCTGAACACGACGCAGGAGGCCGGTCGATGA